The proteins below are encoded in one region of Salvelinus alpinus chromosome 27, SLU_Salpinus.1, whole genome shotgun sequence:
- the LOC139556421 gene encoding POU domain, class 3, transcription factor 2-like: MATAASNHYSVLTTPSSAPPPHSESGSMQQAAAYRDAHTLLQNDYTLPGSGHPLSHAHQWITALSHGDGAPWPSSPLGEQDVKPILQSDREEQQNSASLQQQQQQRHPHLAHQAHHDARAWRTSTATTHIPGMATSDGQSLVYSQSGFGLGGPEQMHHHSLRDEDHHSHSPHLSEHGGGGQSSLSHHQHGGHPDHSDEDTPTSDDLEQFAKQFKQRRIKLGFTQADVGLALGTLYGNVFSQTTICRFEALQLSFKNMCKLKPLLNKWLEEADSTSGSPTSLDKIAAQGRKRKKRTSIEVGVKGALESHFLKSPKPGGAEITSIADSLQLEKEVVRVWFCNRRQKEKRMTPIGGQLPGTEDMYGDTPPHHGAQTPVQ; encoded by the coding sequence CAGCGGCGTACAGGGACGCGCACACCCTGCTCCAGAACGACTACACGCTACCGGGCAGCGGTCATCCCCTCAGCCACGCGCACCAGTGGATAACGGCTCTGTCGCACGGGGACGGGGCTCCGTGGCCGTCGAGTCCCCTCGGAGAGCAGGACGTGAAGCCCATTCTACAGAGCGACCGGGAGGAGCAGCAGAATTCCGCTAGTctacagcaacagcagcagcagcgacacCCTCACCTAGCGCACCAGGCGCATCACGACGCCAGGGCATGGCGAACGAGCACGGCCACCACGCACATCCCCGGTATGGCGACGTCTGACGGCCAGAGCCTGGTGTATTCCCAGTCTGGGTTCGGCCTGGGGGGACCAGAGCAGATGCACCACCACTCCTTGCGGGACGAAGACCACCACAGCCACAGCCCGCACCTGAGCGAGCATGGAGGTGGGGGACAGTCGTCTCTCTCGCACCACCAGCACGGGGGACACCCCGACCACTCGGACGAGGACACGCCAACTTCAGACGACCTGGAGCAGTTTGCCAAGCAGTTCAAGCAGCGGCGCATCAAACTGGGCTTTACCCAAGCTGACGTGGGGCTGGCGCTCGGAACCCTGTAtggaaatgtattttcccagaCCACTATCTGCAGGTTCGAGGCGCTTCAACTAAGCTTCAAAAACATGTGTAAACTCAAACCACTGCTTAACAAGTGGCTGGAGGAGGCGGATTCCACCTCCGGGAGCCCCACCAGCCTAGATAAAATCGCGGcgcaggggaggaagaggaaaaaGAGAACCTCCATCGAGGTGGGCGTCAAGGGGGCTTTGGagagccattttctcaaaagtccCAAACCCGGTGGCGCAGAGATCACCTCCATAGCGGACAGCCTGCAGCTGGAGAAAGAAGTGGTGAGGGTTTGGTTTTGTAACAGACGGCAGAAAGAGAAGAGGATGACGCCCATTGGAGGACAGTTACCTGGAACTGAGGACATGTATGGGGACACACCACCTCACCACGGCGCTCAAACCCCTGTACAATGA